From Vibrio aerogenes, a single genomic window includes:
- the tkt gene encoding transketolase, with protein MSSHKRLANAIRALSMDGVQQANSGHPGAPMGMADIAEVLWRSHLNHNPQNPDWADRDRFVLSNGHGSMLIYSLLHLTGYDLPIEELKNFRQLHSKTPGHPEYGYTAGVETTTGPLGQGITNAVGMALAEKSLAAQFNRENHDIVDHYTYAFLGDGCLMEGISHEACSLAGTLGLGKLIAFWDDNGISIDGHVEGWFSDDTPKRFEAYGWHVIPAVDGHDPEAIDAAIQAAKAETGRPTLICAKTIIGFGSPNKSGSHDCHGAPLGHDEVAAAREFLGWEHGPFDIPADVYEAWDAKASGAAKESAWQEKLAAYEAAHPELAAEFKRRVSGELPAEWEEKASAIIADLQANPANIASRKASQNALEAFGKLLPELMGGSADLAPSNLTMWSGSKSLTADDASGNYIHYGVREFGMTAIINGIALHGGFIPYGATFLMFMEYARNAMRMAALMKVQNIQVYTHDSIGLGEDGPTHQPVEQIASLRLTPNMSTWRPCDQVESAMAWKLAIERQDGPTSLIFSRQNLAQQARTAAQVADIAKGGYILKDCAGTPELILIATGSEVELAVQAAAVLTEEGKQVRVVSMPATDVFDKQDAAYRESVLPSAVTARVAIEAGIADYWYKYTGLNGQVIGMHSFGESAPAGELFKLFGFTVDNVVEVAKSVLG; from the coding sequence ATGTCTTCCCACAAACGTCTTGCTAATGCAATTCGTGCACTGAGCATGGATGGTGTTCAACAGGCTAATTCCGGCCACCCTGGTGCCCCAATGGGGATGGCGGATATTGCAGAAGTGCTCTGGCGCTCTCACCTCAATCATAACCCGCAAAACCCCGACTGGGCTGACCGTGACCGGTTTGTTTTATCCAATGGTCATGGCTCTATGTTGATTTATTCATTGCTGCATCTGACGGGGTATGATCTGCCAATTGAAGAGCTGAAAAACTTCCGTCAGCTTCACTCAAAAACACCGGGTCACCCGGAATATGGTTACACCGCGGGTGTTGAAACCACCACAGGTCCGCTGGGTCAGGGCATTACCAATGCGGTTGGGATGGCACTGGCTGAGAAATCACTGGCTGCGCAGTTTAACCGTGAAAACCACGACATTGTTGACCACTACACCTACGCTTTCTTAGGTGATGGCTGTCTGATGGAAGGGATTTCTCATGAAGCCTGCTCGCTGGCGGGAACCCTTGGACTGGGCAAACTGATCGCATTCTGGGATGACAATGGTATTTCGATTGATGGTCATGTCGAAGGCTGGTTCAGCGACGATACACCCAAACGGTTTGAAGCCTACGGCTGGCATGTCATCCCGGCGGTTGACGGCCACGACCCGGAAGCGATTGATGCCGCAATTCAGGCCGCAAAAGCGGAAACAGGGCGCCCAACCCTGATCTGTGCGAAAACAATTATTGGCTTCGGCTCGCCGAATAAATCCGGCTCTCATGATTGTCATGGTGCACCGCTGGGCCATGATGAAGTCGCAGCAGCCCGTGAATTCCTTGGCTGGGAACATGGTCCGTTTGATATTCCTGCCGATGTGTATGAAGCATGGGATGCGAAAGCAAGCGGTGCAGCCAAAGAATCAGCCTGGCAGGAAAAACTGGCCGCTTATGAAGCCGCACATCCGGAGCTGGCGGCTGAATTCAAGCGCCGGGTCAGCGGTGAACTGCCTGCTGAGTGGGAAGAGAAAGCCAGCGCAATCATTGCAGATTTGCAGGCGAATCCAGCCAATATCGCATCACGTAAAGCATCTCAGAATGCACTGGAAGCCTTCGGCAAACTGCTGCCTGAATTGATGGGTGGTTCAGCGGATTTGGCACCATCAAATCTGACCATGTGGTCAGGTTCGAAATCACTGACGGCTGACGATGCATCCGGGAACTACATTCATTACGGTGTGCGTGAATTTGGCATGACGGCAATCATCAACGGGATTGCGCTGCATGGTGGTTTCATTCCTTATGGCGCCACTTTTCTGATGTTTATGGAATACGCCCGCAATGCGATGCGGATGGCTGCACTGATGAAAGTGCAAAACATTCAGGTTTATACCCATGACTCTATTGGTCTGGGTGAAGATGGCCCGACGCACCAGCCGGTTGAACAAATCGCTTCGCTGCGTTTAACACCGAATATGAGTACATGGCGTCCGTGTGATCAGGTGGAATCTGCGATGGCATGGAAACTGGCGATTGAGCGTCAGGACGGTCCGACGTCACTGATTTTCTCGCGTCAGAATCTGGCTCAGCAAGCGCGGACAGCGGCACAGGTGGCTGATATCGCCAAAGGGGGTTATATCCTGAAAGACTGTGCGGGTACACCGGAACTGATCCTGATTGCGACTGGCTCTGAAGTGGAGCTGGCAGTTCAGGCTGCGGCTGTATTAACAGAAGAAGGCAAGCAGGTGCGTGTGGTTTCAATGCCGGCCACTGACGTGTTCGACAAACAGGATGCGGCGTATCGTGAATCCGTTCTGCCTTCGGCAGTGACAGCCCGTGTAGCAATTGAAGCAGGTATAGCGGACTACTGGTATAAGTATACCGGTCTGAACGGTCAGGTGATTGGTATGCACAGCTTCGGTGAATCAGCGCCGGCTGGCGAGCTGTTCAAGCTGTTTGGCTTTACGGTTGACAATGTGGTTGAGGTGGCGAAGTCTGTCCTTGGCTAA
- the epd gene encoding erythrose-4-phosphate dehydrogenase: protein MLRIAINGFGRIGRNVLRALYESGKSHQIQVVAVNELAKPDAMAHLLQFDSSHGRFFKRVSHDQEHLYLHHENGEFDSVRILHLPEIKLLPWQDLGIDIVLDCTGVYGSRSDGLAHIEAGARQVLFSHPGESDIDNTIIYGVNHETLIPEHRIVSGGSCTTNCIVPVIKVLDEAFGIDSGTITTIHSSMNDQQVIDAYHTDLRRTRAASQSIIPVDTKLHKGIERIFPKFSDKFEAISVRVPTVNVTAMDLSVSVNTNVTVNDVNQTIIDASQCTLHSIVDYTEAPLVSIDFNHDAHSAIVDGSQTRVSNGRLVKMLVWCDNEWGFANRMLDTAMAMYALKP, encoded by the coding sequence ATGCTCAGAATTGCGATTAACGGGTTTGGCCGGATTGGCAGAAACGTACTCAGAGCTCTGTATGAGAGTGGAAAGAGTCATCAAATTCAGGTTGTAGCGGTCAATGAATTAGCAAAACCCGATGCAATGGCACATTTACTTCAGTTTGACTCCAGCCACGGGCGGTTTTTTAAGCGGGTTAGCCACGATCAGGAACATCTCTACCTGCATCATGAAAATGGGGAGTTTGACTCTGTACGCATTCTTCACCTGCCGGAAATCAAATTGCTGCCCTGGCAGGATTTAGGGATTGATATTGTGCTTGACTGCACAGGTGTATACGGCAGCCGGAGTGATGGTTTGGCGCATATTGAAGCCGGTGCCCGACAGGTTCTGTTTTCTCATCCGGGAGAAAGTGATATTGATAATACGATTATCTATGGCGTCAATCATGAAACTTTAATTCCCGAACACCGGATTGTTTCCGGTGGATCATGTACGACTAATTGTATTGTCCCTGTGATTAAAGTGCTTGATGAAGCTTTTGGCATTGATTCCGGAACGATTACAACCATTCACTCATCGATGAATGACCAACAGGTCATTGATGCTTACCATACGGATTTACGTCGCACCCGTGCTGCAAGTCAATCGATTATTCCGGTAGATACAAAGCTGCACAAAGGGATTGAACGAATATTTCCTAAGTTTTCCGATAAGTTTGAAGCTATCTCTGTCAGAGTGCCGACGGTGAATGTAACAGCAATGGATTTGAGTGTGTCGGTGAATACAAATGTGACTGTTAATGACGTAAATCAAACCATAATTGATGCTTCTCAGTGTACATTACATAGCATTGTTGACTATACTGAAGCACCGCTCGTTTCCATCGATTTTAATCATGATGCGCATAGTGCAATTGTTGATGGTTCACAAACCCGGGTGAGTAATGGGCGTTTGGTTAAAATGCTGGTTTGGTGTGATAACGAATGGGGTTTTGCCAACCGTATGCTGGATACAGCTATGGCGATGTATGCGTTGAAACCGTGA